In the Lepidochelys kempii isolate rLepKem1 chromosome 3, rLepKem1.hap2, whole genome shotgun sequence genome, one interval contains:
- the TMEM181 gene encoding transmembrane protein 181 isoform X2: MSLLLGSPPRLAPMRLYTLSKRHFVLVFVVFFICFGLTVFIGIAGPSVIESTAVTAKLNNLKMRPFKLNSKPLSTYNQQLWLTCVIQLDQPNESSFKTNVTMTVKIRGVEENGSSSFINNQVYNRTRILNCAQKCAEIIVVHLGYLTYTQYEVIVGFEDLNKLMYPIKNVNFTWKTYNPSFSQVEIWFRFVFVVLTFMVTCLFAHSLRKFSMRDWGIEQKWMSILLPLLLLYNDPFFPLSFLVNSWFPGLLDDLFQSVFLCALLLFWLCVYHGIRVQGERKCLTFYFPKFFIVGLLWLACVTLGIWQTVNELHDPTYQYRVDTGNFQGMKIFFLVVATVYILYLLFLIVRACSELRNMPYVDLRLKFLTALTFVVLVISIVILYLRFGARVLQDDFVAELSTHYQNSAEFLSFYGLLNFYLYTLAFVYSPSKNALYESQLKDNPAFSMLNDSDDDVIYGSDYEEMPLQNGQAIRAKYKEESDSD; this comes from the exons GTTAGCACCAATGCGATTGTATACACTGTCCAAACGACACTTTGTCCTGGTCTTTGTTGTATTCTTCATTTGTTTTGGTTTGACAGTGTTCATAGGAATTGCAG GTCCTAGTGTAATTGAATCCACTGCAGTAACAGCTAAATTGAATAACTTAAAG atgaggccatttaaattaaattcaaaaccGTTGTCTACTTACAATCAGCAGCTGTGGCTGACATGTGTGATTCAGCTGGATCAGCCTAACG AGTCCAGCTTCAAAACAAATGTTACTATGACAGTTAAAATACGTGGTGTAGAAGAAAATGGAAGCTCATCATTTATTAATAACCAAGTTTATAATCGGACGAGAATACTGAACTGTGCACAA AAATGTGCCGAAATCATTGTGGTTCACCTTGGCTACCTGACTTACACTCAGTACGAAGTCATTGTTGGTTTTGAGGATCTGAATAAGCTGATGTACCCCATCAAGAATGTGAATTTCACA TGGAAAACCTATAACCCATCTTTTTCACAAGTGGAAATCTGGTTCCGATTTGTCTTTGTAGTTCTTACTTTCATGGTCACT tgtctGTTTGCACATTCCCTCCGGAAGTTTTCCATGAGGGACTGGGGAATTGAACAGAAATGGATGtccatcctccttcccctgtTGCTGCTTTACaatg AtccatttttccccctctcatttTTGGTGAACAGTTGGTTTCCCGGCTTGCTTGATGATCTCTTTCAGTCAGTGTTTCTGTGTGCATTGCTGCTGTTCTGGCTCTGTGTCTACCACGGGATCCGAGTGCAG GGAGAAAGGAAATGCTTAACGTTCTATTTTCCCAAATTCTTTATCGTTGGTCTTCTATGGTTGGCCTGTGTTACATTAGGAATATGGCAAAC TGTTAATGAACTACATGATCCAACATACCAGTACAGGGTTGACACAGGTAATTTTCAG GGAATGAAAATCTTCTTCCTTGTGGTGGCAACTGTGTATATCTTGTACCTTTTGTTCCTGATAGTGAGGGCGTGTTCAGAACTTCGCAACATGCCTTATGTTG ATCTCAGGTTAAAATTCTTGACTGCATTGACCTTTGTAGTGCTTGTCATTAG CATTGTTATACTTTATCTACGCTTTGGAGCACGAGTTCTACAGGACGACTTTGTAGCTGAGCTGTCAACTCATTATCAGAATT CAGCAGAATTCTTATCATTCTATGGTTTACTCAACTTCTATCTTTACACTTTAGCCTTTGTGTATTCCCCATCAAAGAATGCACTGTATG AGTCACAGTTGAAAGACAATCCTGCCTTTTCTATGCTGAATGATTCAGATGATGATGTGATTTATGG GAGTGACTATGAAGAAATGCCACTTCAGAACGGTCAAGCCATTAGAGCCAAGTACAAGGAAGAATCAGACAGTGATTGA
- the TMEM181 gene encoding transmembrane protein 181 isoform X1, whose amino-acid sequence MDADYPAFETPLCGELKRFCRRVKETYREIREDLTPYKDDRYYRLAPMRLYTLSKRHFVLVFVVFFICFGLTVFIGIAGPSVIESTAVTAKLNNLKMRPFKLNSKPLSTYNQQLWLTCVIQLDQPNESSFKTNVTMTVKIRGVEENGSSSFINNQVYNRTRILNCAQKCAEIIVVHLGYLTYTQYEVIVGFEDLNKLMYPIKNVNFTWKTYNPSFSQVEIWFRFVFVVLTFMVTCLFAHSLRKFSMRDWGIEQKWMSILLPLLLLYNDPFFPLSFLVNSWFPGLLDDLFQSVFLCALLLFWLCVYHGIRVQGERKCLTFYFPKFFIVGLLWLACVTLGIWQTVNELHDPTYQYRVDTGNFQGMKIFFLVVATVYILYLLFLIVRACSELRNMPYVDLRLKFLTALTFVVLVISIVILYLRFGARVLQDDFVAELSTHYQNSAEFLSFYGLLNFYLYTLAFVYSPSKNALYESQLKDNPAFSMLNDSDDDVIYGSDYEEMPLQNGQAIRAKYKEESDSD is encoded by the exons GTTAGCACCAATGCGATTGTATACACTGTCCAAACGACACTTTGTCCTGGTCTTTGTTGTATTCTTCATTTGTTTTGGTTTGACAGTGTTCATAGGAATTGCAG GTCCTAGTGTAATTGAATCCACTGCAGTAACAGCTAAATTGAATAACTTAAAG atgaggccatttaaattaaattcaaaaccGTTGTCTACTTACAATCAGCAGCTGTGGCTGACATGTGTGATTCAGCTGGATCAGCCTAACG AGTCCAGCTTCAAAACAAATGTTACTATGACAGTTAAAATACGTGGTGTAGAAGAAAATGGAAGCTCATCATTTATTAATAACCAAGTTTATAATCGGACGAGAATACTGAACTGTGCACAA AAATGTGCCGAAATCATTGTGGTTCACCTTGGCTACCTGACTTACACTCAGTACGAAGTCATTGTTGGTTTTGAGGATCTGAATAAGCTGATGTACCCCATCAAGAATGTGAATTTCACA TGGAAAACCTATAACCCATCTTTTTCACAAGTGGAAATCTGGTTCCGATTTGTCTTTGTAGTTCTTACTTTCATGGTCACT tgtctGTTTGCACATTCCCTCCGGAAGTTTTCCATGAGGGACTGGGGAATTGAACAGAAATGGATGtccatcctccttcccctgtTGCTGCTTTACaatg AtccatttttccccctctcatttTTGGTGAACAGTTGGTTTCCCGGCTTGCTTGATGATCTCTTTCAGTCAGTGTTTCTGTGTGCATTGCTGCTGTTCTGGCTCTGTGTCTACCACGGGATCCGAGTGCAG GGAGAAAGGAAATGCTTAACGTTCTATTTTCCCAAATTCTTTATCGTTGGTCTTCTATGGTTGGCCTGTGTTACATTAGGAATATGGCAAAC TGTTAATGAACTACATGATCCAACATACCAGTACAGGGTTGACACAGGTAATTTTCAG GGAATGAAAATCTTCTTCCTTGTGGTGGCAACTGTGTATATCTTGTACCTTTTGTTCCTGATAGTGAGGGCGTGTTCAGAACTTCGCAACATGCCTTATGTTG ATCTCAGGTTAAAATTCTTGACTGCATTGACCTTTGTAGTGCTTGTCATTAG CATTGTTATACTTTATCTACGCTTTGGAGCACGAGTTCTACAGGACGACTTTGTAGCTGAGCTGTCAACTCATTATCAGAATT CAGCAGAATTCTTATCATTCTATGGTTTACTCAACTTCTATCTTTACACTTTAGCCTTTGTGTATTCCCCATCAAAGAATGCACTGTATG AGTCACAGTTGAAAGACAATCCTGCCTTTTCTATGCTGAATGATTCAGATGATGATGTGATTTATGG GAGTGACTATGAAGAAATGCCACTTCAGAACGGTCAAGCCATTAGAGCCAAGTACAAGGAAGAATCAGACAGTGATTGA
- the TMEM181 gene encoding transmembrane protein 181 isoform X3, with protein MELLAPMRLYTLSKRHFVLVFVVFFICFGLTVFIGIAGPSVIESTAVTAKLNNLKMRPFKLNSKPLSTYNQQLWLTCVIQLDQPNESSFKTNVTMTVKIRGVEENGSSSFINNQVYNRTRILNCAQKCAEIIVVHLGYLTYTQYEVIVGFEDLNKLMYPIKNVNFTWKTYNPSFSQVEIWFRFVFVVLTFMVTCLFAHSLRKFSMRDWGIEQKWMSILLPLLLLYNDPFFPLSFLVNSWFPGLLDDLFQSVFLCALLLFWLCVYHGIRVQGERKCLTFYFPKFFIVGLLWLACVTLGIWQTVNELHDPTYQYRVDTGNFQGMKIFFLVVATVYILYLLFLIVRACSELRNMPYVDLRLKFLTALTFVVLVISIVILYLRFGARVLQDDFVAELSTHYQNSAEFLSFYGLLNFYLYTLAFVYSPSKNALYESQLKDNPAFSMLNDSDDDVIYGSDYEEMPLQNGQAIRAKYKEESDSD; from the exons GTTAGCACCAATGCGATTGTATACACTGTCCAAACGACACTTTGTCCTGGTCTTTGTTGTATTCTTCATTTGTTTTGGTTTGACAGTGTTCATAGGAATTGCAG GTCCTAGTGTAATTGAATCCACTGCAGTAACAGCTAAATTGAATAACTTAAAG atgaggccatttaaattaaattcaaaaccGTTGTCTACTTACAATCAGCAGCTGTGGCTGACATGTGTGATTCAGCTGGATCAGCCTAACG AGTCCAGCTTCAAAACAAATGTTACTATGACAGTTAAAATACGTGGTGTAGAAGAAAATGGAAGCTCATCATTTATTAATAACCAAGTTTATAATCGGACGAGAATACTGAACTGTGCACAA AAATGTGCCGAAATCATTGTGGTTCACCTTGGCTACCTGACTTACACTCAGTACGAAGTCATTGTTGGTTTTGAGGATCTGAATAAGCTGATGTACCCCATCAAGAATGTGAATTTCACA TGGAAAACCTATAACCCATCTTTTTCACAAGTGGAAATCTGGTTCCGATTTGTCTTTGTAGTTCTTACTTTCATGGTCACT tgtctGTTTGCACATTCCCTCCGGAAGTTTTCCATGAGGGACTGGGGAATTGAACAGAAATGGATGtccatcctccttcccctgtTGCTGCTTTACaatg AtccatttttccccctctcatttTTGGTGAACAGTTGGTTTCCCGGCTTGCTTGATGATCTCTTTCAGTCAGTGTTTCTGTGTGCATTGCTGCTGTTCTGGCTCTGTGTCTACCACGGGATCCGAGTGCAG GGAGAAAGGAAATGCTTAACGTTCTATTTTCCCAAATTCTTTATCGTTGGTCTTCTATGGTTGGCCTGTGTTACATTAGGAATATGGCAAAC TGTTAATGAACTACATGATCCAACATACCAGTACAGGGTTGACACAGGTAATTTTCAG GGAATGAAAATCTTCTTCCTTGTGGTGGCAACTGTGTATATCTTGTACCTTTTGTTCCTGATAGTGAGGGCGTGTTCAGAACTTCGCAACATGCCTTATGTTG ATCTCAGGTTAAAATTCTTGACTGCATTGACCTTTGTAGTGCTTGTCATTAG CATTGTTATACTTTATCTACGCTTTGGAGCACGAGTTCTACAGGACGACTTTGTAGCTGAGCTGTCAACTCATTATCAGAATT CAGCAGAATTCTTATCATTCTATGGTTTACTCAACTTCTATCTTTACACTTTAGCCTTTGTGTATTCCCCATCAAAGAATGCACTGTATG AGTCACAGTTGAAAGACAATCCTGCCTTTTCTATGCTGAATGATTCAGATGATGATGTGATTTATGG GAGTGACTATGAAGAAATGCCACTTCAGAACGGTCAAGCCATTAGAGCCAAGTACAAGGAAGAATCAGACAGTGATTGA
- the TMEM181 gene encoding transmembrane protein 181 isoform X4: MRLYTLSKRHFVLVFVVFFICFGLTVFIGIAGPSVIESTAVTAKLNNLKMRPFKLNSKPLSTYNQQLWLTCVIQLDQPNESSFKTNVTMTVKIRGVEENGSSSFINNQVYNRTRILNCAQKCAEIIVVHLGYLTYTQYEVIVGFEDLNKLMYPIKNVNFTWKTYNPSFSQVEIWFRFVFVVLTFMVTCLFAHSLRKFSMRDWGIEQKWMSILLPLLLLYNDPFFPLSFLVNSWFPGLLDDLFQSVFLCALLLFWLCVYHGIRVQGERKCLTFYFPKFFIVGLLWLACVTLGIWQTVNELHDPTYQYRVDTGNFQGMKIFFLVVATVYILYLLFLIVRACSELRNMPYVDLRLKFLTALTFVVLVISIVILYLRFGARVLQDDFVAELSTHYQNSAEFLSFYGLLNFYLYTLAFVYSPSKNALYESQLKDNPAFSMLNDSDDDVIYGSDYEEMPLQNGQAIRAKYKEESDSD; this comes from the exons ATGCGATTGTATACACTGTCCAAACGACACTTTGTCCTGGTCTTTGTTGTATTCTTCATTTGTTTTGGTTTGACAGTGTTCATAGGAATTGCAG GTCCTAGTGTAATTGAATCCACTGCAGTAACAGCTAAATTGAATAACTTAAAG atgaggccatttaaattaaattcaaaaccGTTGTCTACTTACAATCAGCAGCTGTGGCTGACATGTGTGATTCAGCTGGATCAGCCTAACG AGTCCAGCTTCAAAACAAATGTTACTATGACAGTTAAAATACGTGGTGTAGAAGAAAATGGAAGCTCATCATTTATTAATAACCAAGTTTATAATCGGACGAGAATACTGAACTGTGCACAA AAATGTGCCGAAATCATTGTGGTTCACCTTGGCTACCTGACTTACACTCAGTACGAAGTCATTGTTGGTTTTGAGGATCTGAATAAGCTGATGTACCCCATCAAGAATGTGAATTTCACA TGGAAAACCTATAACCCATCTTTTTCACAAGTGGAAATCTGGTTCCGATTTGTCTTTGTAGTTCTTACTTTCATGGTCACT tgtctGTTTGCACATTCCCTCCGGAAGTTTTCCATGAGGGACTGGGGAATTGAACAGAAATGGATGtccatcctccttcccctgtTGCTGCTTTACaatg AtccatttttccccctctcatttTTGGTGAACAGTTGGTTTCCCGGCTTGCTTGATGATCTCTTTCAGTCAGTGTTTCTGTGTGCATTGCTGCTGTTCTGGCTCTGTGTCTACCACGGGATCCGAGTGCAG GGAGAAAGGAAATGCTTAACGTTCTATTTTCCCAAATTCTTTATCGTTGGTCTTCTATGGTTGGCCTGTGTTACATTAGGAATATGGCAAAC TGTTAATGAACTACATGATCCAACATACCAGTACAGGGTTGACACAGGTAATTTTCAG GGAATGAAAATCTTCTTCCTTGTGGTGGCAACTGTGTATATCTTGTACCTTTTGTTCCTGATAGTGAGGGCGTGTTCAGAACTTCGCAACATGCCTTATGTTG ATCTCAGGTTAAAATTCTTGACTGCATTGACCTTTGTAGTGCTTGTCATTAG CATTGTTATACTTTATCTACGCTTTGGAGCACGAGTTCTACAGGACGACTTTGTAGCTGAGCTGTCAACTCATTATCAGAATT CAGCAGAATTCTTATCATTCTATGGTTTACTCAACTTCTATCTTTACACTTTAGCCTTTGTGTATTCCCCATCAAAGAATGCACTGTATG AGTCACAGTTGAAAGACAATCCTGCCTTTTCTATGCTGAATGATTCAGATGATGATGTGATTTATGG GAGTGACTATGAAGAAATGCCACTTCAGAACGGTCAAGCCATTAGAGCCAAGTACAAGGAAGAATCAGACAGTGATTGA